In Chryseobacterium gotjawalense, the following are encoded in one genomic region:
- a CDS encoding response regulator transcription factor: MKILLLEDDLILATELAAFLEGSEFEVKKVYDGDLFLQEVQQNTYDIYLLDINVPKISGLDVCEKIRLVDQRTPIIMISAYGDLSDKKDAFNRLADDYLVKPFQFEELLMRIQSLIRRKNTQEKTVDDIFSIEDLTINKTDQKVFRGEQEIALTVKEFQLLVFLAEAQGRTVSKQQITEHVWEQNFNTNTNTVEVYINFLRKKIDKDFAVKLIHTRSGYGYYLNAL; this comes from the coding sequence ATGAAAATTCTCTTGTTAGAAGATGATCTTATCCTCGCAACCGAACTGGCTGCGTTTTTGGAGGGCAGTGAATTTGAGGTGAAAAAAGTGTATGATGGTGATCTCTTTTTGCAGGAAGTTCAGCAAAACACTTATGATATTTATTTACTCGACATCAATGTACCTAAAATAAGCGGCCTGGATGTTTGTGAGAAAATAAGACTGGTGGATCAACGCACCCCAATCATCATGATTTCTGCCTACGGTGATTTATCCGATAAGAAAGATGCCTTTAATCGGCTTGCTGACGATTATCTGGTAAAACCTTTTCAGTTCGAAGAGTTATTGATGAGAATTCAGTCGCTCATCAGACGGAAGAATACGCAAGAAAAGACCGTTGACGATATTTTTTCGATTGAAGATCTCACGATTAATAAAACGGACCAGAAAGTTTTCAGAGGCGAACAGGAAATCGCACTGACCGTGAAGGAATTTCAACTTTTGGTTTTTTTGGCAGAAGCGCAGGGAAGAACGGTTTCTAAACAACAGATTACTGAACATGTCTGGGAGCAGAATTTTAATACCAATACCAATACGGTGGAAGTTTACATTAATTTTTTGAGAAAGAAGATTGATAAGGATTTTGCCGTAAAATTAATTCATACCCGCTCAGGATACGGTTATTATCTCAATGCATTATAA
- a CDS encoding UvrD-helicase domain-containing protein, which yields MMQPDYKVINASAGSGKTYALVQNLLAICLKYPSQADKIRNILALTFTNKAANEMKHRIIDWLKKFSLDTYESNNDLINIQEKLKNEGFTIPLKELHERSKKMLDYVLHHYSTLNIGTIDKFNSKLVRSFAQELGLAQNFNLEINAEPFLIEAVDKMLEDIGEENKISEAFMDFVNYTLDNNDRIDLNKTLYNSAKEYVQDKHYFQLNENRDFDWEVYENTKISLRKSIKYLRENSLEIAEEVMVLLQEKDLEIGDFADGKNGIAGFFEKFLHKKIPLLYETIEQETGREEKIRKGASSKSKHKESEIFEILDHLLQHRKNIINNHVEAEKKQKILNALLPLKVNKDIQDKLAEIEQENDLVLLSKFNIMIHENLRKEPTAFIYEKIGTKFSHYFFDEFQDTSLLQWQNFLPLRDHAVSQEHMSFTLVGDPKQSIYRFRGGDSQLMLDIINQKENSPVKAKVENLENNYRSAKNIVDFNNQLYQYMSQFTEEEHQEIFGNGSQQAAKSDMEGRVRINLIENASKKILFYEEASEKMRDDIENCLANGYRFSDITILCRGNFDIFTFSQLLGNLKVNYKGEEVYIKTISESGLTLNLSLTLLALTEFLKWEENPKNFQFVVKMLYYLKVLGRIEMEDFSNEIMEILALKTKSKMEVLIAEKYGLQLQSKDLLQLNLYNFIEHFLHEFSVKDKETDFLFNYLEMLYGYSQNAGSTLKEFLKYWNEEANSKTIQASENVDAVQIMTIHKSKGLEFPVVLLPMKNAAGSKKSSYWFGTSSEEQLNSVNVNFFDSSLEIYDSEIADFNYENSYQEKIDQFCLQYVATTRAAEQLFFYIEQPNKSANHLEIYEFLEGKIPRDEAGEHTSSFDLYPVSDENLSKKTEKKNAEFTTKAIHLTTEKEKYPDAIKIATPTKNYQNRVEKVRMGIFTHEVLAQINTAKDVEKVLESYLLEGTITDEEKSQINDRIFNIITHENYSKYFKENQTVINEKDIMISENGTSTVYRPDRLIDTGNGFIIIDFKTGDEQEKHQLQLDEYQLVLEKLGKKVIESQIVYV from the coding sequence ATGATGCAACCCGACTATAAAGTAATCAACGCCTCTGCAGGCTCCGGAAAGACTTATGCGCTGGTTCAGAACCTGTTAGCCATCTGTTTAAAGTATCCTTCTCAAGCAGATAAAATCAGAAATATTCTGGCACTGACTTTTACCAATAAAGCAGCCAATGAAATGAAACACCGGATCATCGATTGGTTGAAAAAGTTTTCCCTGGACACTTATGAATCGAATAACGACCTCATCAATATTCAGGAGAAATTAAAAAATGAAGGTTTTACTATTCCGCTGAAAGAATTACACGAGCGTTCCAAAAAAATGCTGGATTACGTTCTTCACCACTACTCTACCCTAAATATCGGTACGATTGATAAGTTTAATTCGAAGCTGGTGAGAAGTTTCGCACAGGAACTGGGTTTAGCGCAAAACTTTAATCTGGAAATTAATGCGGAGCCGTTTCTTATCGAAGCCGTAGATAAAATGCTGGAAGATATCGGTGAAGAAAATAAAATTTCTGAAGCATTTATGGATTTCGTGAATTATACCCTGGATAATAATGACCGGATCGACCTCAACAAAACTTTGTATAATTCCGCAAAAGAATACGTGCAGGACAAGCATTATTTCCAGTTGAATGAAAACAGAGACTTTGATTGGGAAGTTTACGAAAACACGAAAATAAGTCTGCGCAAAAGCATCAAATACTTAAGGGAAAACTCCCTGGAAATCGCCGAAGAAGTAATGGTTTTGCTACAGGAAAAAGACCTGGAAATTGGTGATTTCGCTGACGGAAAAAACGGAATCGCCGGTTTTTTCGAGAAATTCCTGCATAAAAAAATTCCGCTTCTCTATGAAACTATAGAACAGGAAACTGGCAGAGAAGAGAAAATCCGAAAAGGAGCCTCTTCGAAATCCAAACATAAAGAAAGTGAAATTTTTGAAATTCTGGATCACCTTTTACAGCACCGAAAAAACATCATTAACAATCACGTTGAAGCGGAAAAGAAACAAAAAATTCTCAATGCGCTTTTACCTTTAAAAGTAAATAAAGATATTCAGGACAAATTAGCCGAAATCGAGCAGGAAAACGATTTGGTTTTACTGTCGAAATTCAATATTATGATTCATGAAAATCTTCGGAAAGAACCTACTGCATTCATTTATGAAAAAATAGGGACGAAATTTTCTCATTATTTCTTTGACGAATTCCAGGACACTTCTTTACTGCAATGGCAAAATTTTCTACCGTTAAGAGATCATGCTGTTTCACAGGAACACATGAGTTTCACCTTGGTTGGCGATCCGAAACAAAGCATTTATCGCTTTCGTGGCGGCGATTCTCAACTGATGCTGGATATCATTAATCAAAAAGAAAACTCACCCGTTAAAGCGAAAGTTGAAAACCTGGAAAACAATTACCGGAGCGCAAAAAATATTGTTGATTTCAACAATCAACTGTATCAGTATATGTCGCAGTTTACTGAAGAAGAGCATCAGGAAATCTTCGGAAACGGGTCGCAGCAGGCGGCTAAATCCGATATGGAAGGTCGGGTAAGAATTAATCTTATCGAAAATGCCAGTAAGAAAATTTTGTTTTATGAAGAGGCCTCCGAAAAAATGCGCGATGATATTGAAAACTGTTTAGCGAACGGTTACCGATTTTCAGACATCACGATTCTTTGCCGCGGAAATTTTGACATTTTCACTTTTTCTCAATTATTAGGGAATTTAAAAGTGAACTATAAAGGTGAAGAAGTTTACATCAAAACGATTTCAGAATCAGGATTAACTTTGAATTTATCGCTGACTTTATTAGCATTAACTGAGTTTTTAAAATGGGAAGAAAATCCAAAAAACTTTCAGTTTGTCGTGAAAATGCTTTATTACTTAAAGGTTTTAGGACGAATAGAAATGGAGGATTTCAGCAATGAAATCATGGAAATATTGGCTTTGAAAACGAAATCAAAAATGGAAGTCCTGATTGCAGAAAAATACGGTCTTCAACTTCAGTCAAAGGATTTGCTGCAACTGAATCTGTATAATTTCATTGAACATTTCTTACATGAATTTTCAGTAAAAGACAAAGAAACCGATTTTCTTTTCAATTATTTAGAAATGCTTTATGGGTATTCTCAAAATGCGGGTTCTACCTTAAAAGAGTTTTTGAAGTATTGGAATGAAGAAGCGAACAGTAAAACGATTCAGGCTTCTGAAAACGTCGATGCGGTTCAAATTATGACCATTCACAAATCAAAAGGTCTGGAATTCCCGGTTGTTCTGTTACCGATGAAAAATGCGGCAGGTTCTAAAAAAAGCAGCTATTGGTTTGGTACCAGTTCCGAGGAGCAGCTCAATTCTGTGAATGTGAATTTCTTCGATTCGTCGCTCGAAATTTATGATTCTGAAATCGCAGACTTTAATTATGAAAATTCTTATCAGGAGAAAATTGATCAATTCTGTTTACAATATGTGGCGACCACCAGAGCGGCAGAACAACTTTTTTTCTATATCGAACAACCTAATAAATCGGCCAACCATTTAGAGATTTACGAGTTTCTGGAAGGTAAAATCCCCAGAGACGAGGCCGGAGAACACACTTCCTCATTTGATTTATATCCTGTTTCGGATGAAAATCTGAGCAAGAAAACGGAGAAAAAAAATGCGGAATTTACAACAAAAGCCATTCATCTTACGACCGAAAAAGAGAAATATCCGGATGCGATTAAGATTGCAACACCCACGAAAAACTACCAAAACAGGGTTGAAAAAGTAAGAATGGGAATTTTCACGCATGAGGTTTTAGCTCAAATTAATACGGCAAAAGATGTGGAAAAAGTATTGGAAAGCTATCTTCTGGAAGGAACGATTACCGATGAAGAAAAATCGCAAATCAATGATCGGATTTTCAATATCATTACTCATGAAAATTACTCAAAATATTTCAAAGAGAATCAAACCGTCATTAATGAAAAAGATATTATGATTTCGGAAAACGGGACTTCAACCGTATACCGGCCGGACCGATTGATTGATACCGGAAACGGGTTTATCATCATTGATTTTAAAACCGGTGACGAGCAGGAAAAACATCAACTGCAGCTCGATGAATATCAGTTGGTTTTGGAAAAACTCGGAAAAAAGGTAATCGAATCGCAAATCGTTTATGTCTAA
- the cysS gene encoding cysteine--tRNA ligase, translating into MTLKIYNSLSGEKEIFTPIHDNNVGMYVCGPTVYSNVHLGNVRTFMSFDFIYRSLAHLGYKVRYVRNITDAGHLTDDGDVDNDRFVKQSRLEKLEPMEIVQKYTVDFHKVLEVFNLLPPTIEPTATGHILEQIELAQKLIEKGFAYESNGSVYFDVLEYNKRGLNYGELSRRNIEELFANTRDLDGQNEKKNPQDFALWKAASPAHIMRWNSPWGEGFPGWHLECTAMSTKYLGEKFDIHGGGMDLKFPHHECEVAQGKACNGTEPVNYWMHANMLTMNGQRMSKSTGNYILPMELVSGKNDFFEKAFHPTIVRFNFMQAHYRSVLDISNEAMVASEKGFQRLMEALKVPSNNDFPTTEVSSFDVKAWKEKCYAALTDDFNSPILIAHLFEAVNFIFKLKDGKETITENDLQELKTLMNDFVFDVLGLQNIEENNNEKLDQTLQVLIDLRNQARKSKNFDLSDQIRDRLLAEGIELKDGREGTTYSIS; encoded by the coding sequence ATGACTTTAAAAATATACAACTCCCTTTCCGGCGAAAAAGAAATATTCACACCTATTCACGATAATAATGTCGGGATGTACGTTTGTGGACCGACCGTTTACAGCAATGTGCATTTGGGAAATGTACGGACCTTCATGTCTTTCGATTTTATTTACCGGTCTTTGGCTCATTTGGGTTACAAAGTTCGCTACGTTCGGAATATTACCGATGCAGGACATTTAACCGATGACGGAGATGTTGATAATGACCGTTTCGTCAAACAATCCCGTTTGGAAAAACTGGAGCCGATGGAAATTGTACAGAAATATACGGTCGATTTTCATAAAGTTTTAGAAGTGTTTAATCTTCTTCCTCCAACGATTGAGCCTACCGCAACCGGGCATATTTTAGAACAGATTGAATTGGCTCAGAAATTAATCGAGAAAGGATTTGCTTATGAAAGCAATGGCTCCGTTTATTTCGATGTTTTAGAATACAATAAACGCGGTTTAAATTACGGTGAACTTTCCCGTAGAAATATTGAAGAACTTTTTGCCAATACCAGAGATCTGGATGGTCAGAATGAAAAGAAAAACCCACAGGATTTTGCCCTTTGGAAAGCCGCTTCACCTGCCCATATTATGCGCTGGAACTCCCCTTGGGGCGAAGGTTTTCCCGGCTGGCATTTGGAATGTACCGCGATGTCAACCAAATATCTCGGTGAAAAATTCGATATTCACGGCGGCGGAATGGATTTGAAATTCCCGCACCACGAATGTGAAGTCGCGCAGGGAAAAGCATGCAACGGAACAGAACCGGTGAATTACTGGATGCACGCCAATATGCTGACCATGAACGGCCAAAGAATGAGTAAATCCACCGGAAATTATATTCTGCCTATGGAACTGGTTTCCGGCAAAAATGATTTCTTTGAAAAAGCTTTTCATCCTACGATTGTGCGTTTCAATTTTATGCAGGCGCATTACAGAAGTGTTTTAGATATTTCCAATGAAGCGATGGTTGCCAGTGAAAAAGGATTCCAGCGTTTAATGGAAGCCTTGAAAGTGCCTTCAAATAATGATTTTCCGACTACAGAGGTTTCAAGTTTTGATGTAAAAGCCTGGAAAGAAAAATGCTACGCTGCTTTAACTGACGATTTCAATTCGCCGATCCTGATTGCACATCTTTTTGAAGCCGTAAATTTCATCTTTAAATTAAAGGATGGAAAAGAAACCATTACCGAAAATGATTTGCAGGAATTAAAAACATTGATGAATGATTTTGTATTTGATGTTCTCGGTTTGCAGAATATCGAAGAAAACAATAATGAGAAATTAGACCAGACTTTACAGGTTTTAATCGACTTAAGAAATCAAGCCAGAAAATCCAAAAACTTTGACCTTTCTGACCAGATCCGCGATCGTTTGCTTGCAGAAGGAATTGAACTGAAAGACGGAAGAGAAGGAACGACTTATTCGATTTCGTAG
- a CDS encoding ferritin, giving the protein MISTKIADLLNDQITNEQYAAQYYLSMSAWFSARDLDGIANYFRIQSKEELLHADKMFDYLNDVGAEIRMGAIEQPPYEFENATDIFVKALEHEKIVTKSIFNILKNANDEGDFATVSFLQWFVTEQVEEEANASQLVTKIKMVCENPSALYLFDQELAQRVLAPLSAN; this is encoded by the coding sequence ATGATCAGTACAAAAATAGCAGACTTGCTCAATGACCAAATTACCAACGAGCAGTACGCCGCACAATATTATTTATCAATGTCTGCTTGGTTTTCTGCCAGAGATTTAGATGGGATTGCCAATTATTTCCGTATTCAGAGTAAAGAAGAGTTATTGCACGCCGACAAAATGTTTGATTACCTAAACGATGTAGGTGCCGAAATCAGAATGGGTGCAATTGAACAGCCTCCTTATGAATTTGAAAACGCAACCGATATATTTGTAAAAGCTTTGGAACACGAAAAAATAGTAACCAAAAGTATTTTTAATATTTTAAAAAATGCCAATGATGAAGGCGATTTTGCAACCGTATCTTTCCTGCAATGGTTTGTTACCGAACAGGTAGAAGAAGAGGCTAATGCTTCTCAATTGGTAACGAAAATCAAAATGGTTTGCGAAAACCCATCTGCTTTGTATCTTTTCGATCAGGAATTAGCTCAGCGCGTTTTGGCTCCTTTATCAGCGAATTAA
- a CDS encoding HPF/RaiA family ribosome-associated protein, giving the protein MKIKVQSMGLTPHAPLEEYLDKKLNKLETFYDKIHGCQVFLKVENTGGKDNKTAEIKLEVPGDDIVVKKTSASFEESIDLCADAAKKLLIKKKELA; this is encoded by the coding sequence ATGAAAATTAAAGTTCAGTCAATGGGATTGACTCCACATGCACCACTTGAAGAGTATTTAGACAAGAAACTCAATAAGTTAGAAACTTTTTATGACAAGATCCATGGCTGCCAGGTTTTTCTGAAAGTGGAAAATACCGGAGGAAAAGATAATAAGACAGCAGAGATCAAACTGGAGGTTCCGGGCGATGATATTGTAGTTAAAAAGACTTCTGCTTCTTTTGAAGAGAGTATTGATCTTTGTGCTGATGCAGCTAAAAAACTGTTAATCAAGAAGAAAGAACTTGCTTAA
- a CDS encoding tyrosine-type recombinase/integrase — protein sequence MTDRFLEYIEVEKRYSPHTVTSYRKDLTDFSAFLLKTESHQDFTKVDKKVIKNFMTEMSLSGISKRSINRKLSSLRSFFLFLLKIEEVKVSPLESIQSLKFFAEKQIPFSEEEMSELEGIEGKPKAGSFLKELIIETLYQTGMRRAELTGLLFDNVDFSKKEIKVTGKGNKSRIIPVSDKLIKGFEQYLPTRKPLKTSEEYFFVSKKGEKLNDKFVYSAVNSYLGLVTSKAKKSPHILRHSFATHVLENGAEISKLKKLMGHSSLASTQVYTTANIEQLKKVFNNAHPRAIKNVDYEN from the coding sequence ATGACAGACCGGTTTTTAGAATATATTGAAGTAGAAAAACGATATTCGCCACATACGGTGACGAGTTACCGCAAAGATTTAACTGATTTCTCAGCTTTTCTGCTAAAGACAGAATCGCATCAGGATTTTACAAAAGTCGATAAAAAGGTCATTAAAAATTTCATGACAGAGATGAGTTTATCTGGGATTTCTAAACGGAGTATCAATAGAAAGCTCTCTTCTTTGCGGAGCTTTTTTCTCTTTCTGCTCAAGATAGAAGAAGTGAAAGTCTCGCCGCTTGAAAGTATTCAGTCCTTAAAATTTTTTGCCGAAAAACAAATTCCTTTTTCAGAAGAGGAAATGTCGGAATTGGAAGGAATTGAAGGGAAGCCAAAAGCCGGAAGTTTCCTGAAAGAACTGATTATTGAAACCTTGTACCAAACCGGTATGCGGAGAGCAGAATTAACAGGTCTTCTGTTTGATAATGTTGACTTTAGCAAAAAAGAAATCAAGGTAACCGGTAAAGGAAATAAGTCACGGATTATCCCTGTATCCGATAAACTTATTAAAGGTTTTGAACAGTATTTACCAACAAGAAAACCACTGAAAACGAGTGAGGAGTATTTTTTTGTAAGTAAAAAAGGAGAAAAACTCAATGATAAATTTGTCTATTCTGCTGTAAATTCCTACCTTGGTCTTGTTACTTCGAAGGCGAAAAAGAGCCCTCATATTTTACGGCACAGTTTTGCTACTCATGTTTTAGAAAATGGGGCTGAAATTTCTAAACTGAAAAAATTAATGGGACATTCGTCTTTAGCCTCAACCCAGGTTTATACCACAGCGAATATTGAACAACTAAAAAAAGTGTTTAACAATGCTCATCCTAGAGCGATAAAAAATGTAGATTATGAAAATTAA
- a CDS encoding 4-alpha-glucanotransferase — MKLYLNINFRTKVGENLQVCVSEHGAEEKIHPLQYTDNGNWSAELDYFSKSISYKYQLIDNKGVILDEEFSLHHLNFPHNYDEFVICDFWNAKNFPENYLNNKILKNKLRHFKAEKISVLKKHTHLFRLEAPVYHPNWKVVILGNCEELGNWQYLKTVPMSQTDFGIWEAAVDIEQDQMIQYKYGLMDTDSGEVFDIEYGDNRWALPNTEKNVLQIQADHFFKFKSHEMYHAAGVAVPVFSLRTENGFGVGEFPDLKNLADWAKKTNLSILQILPINDTTANYTWTDSYPYAAISVYALHPQYLSVEKLEYPLSKDLVQEFKVEKEALNALSLIDYEQMISGKWKYITIIFEANKEEILKDRNFKKFIKENEEWLIPYAAFCVLRDKYKTPNFNDWKTHRKYIAGKIAPFFLPKSKEYETSMLHSWVQYQLHLQLKDAIDYTHDLGISVKGDLPIGIYRYSVEAWAEPELFGMDFQAGAPPDQFTDLGQNWEFPTYNWEAMKEDGYRWWKNRFKALEQYFDAMRIDHILGFFRIWRMPMSATQGILGYFYPAVPVKTEEFSARAISFNEDRYCKPFINDQILWDYFGEERDGIRNRFMNSHFDGTYSFKEEFDTQRKLADYFKTNPLGSSEERLISLAANVLFLKEQLSENEVVYHPRFNIEKTESYQYLNEAEKRKISDLYVDYFFKRQDGLWYEKAMEKLPVILNATDMLICGEDLGLVPESVPVVMDRLGITALKVQRMPSDNIPWYNPKNADYMNVVTASSHDSSTLRQWWHEDQDLTQKYFHEQLGQYGTAPWNLEPQLAEMIMKQHLFNNAMLAIFPIQEFLATEKELTNPNMDEERINNPAVFPHYWRYRMHLKVEELLNHDNFNQKIAGWIAETNRI, encoded by the coding sequence ATGAAACTATATCTTAATATCAATTTCCGAACGAAAGTAGGTGAGAATCTGCAAGTTTGCGTTTCTGAACACGGAGCTGAAGAAAAAATTCATCCTTTACAATACACCGATAACGGAAACTGGTCTGCCGAACTGGATTATTTTTCAAAATCGATTTCCTATAAATATCAGTTGATCGATAATAAAGGGGTAATTCTGGATGAGGAATTTTCTTTGCATCACTTGAATTTCCCTCATAACTACGACGAGTTCGTTATTTGTGATTTCTGGAATGCTAAAAATTTCCCCGAGAATTACCTCAATAATAAAATCTTAAAAAATAAACTCCGCCACTTTAAAGCTGAAAAGATTTCCGTCTTAAAAAAACACACCCATCTTTTCCGTCTGGAAGCACCGGTTTATCATCCAAACTGGAAAGTAGTAATTCTTGGAAATTGCGAAGAACTTGGCAACTGGCAATATTTAAAGACCGTACCAATGTCGCAGACTGATTTCGGGATTTGGGAAGCGGCCGTGGATATTGAGCAAGATCAAATGATCCAGTACAAATATGGATTGATGGATACCGATTCCGGTGAAGTTTTCGATATCGAATATGGCGATAACCGTTGGGCACTGCCTAATACTGAAAAAAATGTCCTGCAGATTCAAGCGGATCATTTTTTCAAATTCAAATCCCATGAAATGTATCACGCAGCCGGCGTAGCAGTTCCGGTTTTTTCTTTAAGAACAGAAAACGGTTTCGGAGTTGGAGAATTTCCGGATCTGAAAAATCTGGCAGATTGGGCGAAGAAAACAAATCTGTCCATTTTGCAGATTTTGCCGATTAATGATACGACTGCCAATTATACCTGGACGGATTCTTATCCGTACGCTGCGATTTCGGTTTACGCACTTCATCCTCAATATTTGTCGGTTGAAAAATTGGAGTATCCTTTATCAAAGGATTTAGTTCAGGAATTTAAAGTTGAAAAAGAAGCTTTGAATGCTTTAAGTCTGATCGATTACGAGCAAATGATTTCCGGAAAATGGAAATACATTACCATTATTTTTGAAGCCAATAAAGAAGAAATTTTAAAAGACCGAAACTTTAAAAAGTTCATCAAAGAAAATGAAGAATGGTTGATTCCTTATGCGGCTTTTTGCGTTTTAAGAGATAAATATAAAACACCCAACTTTAATGACTGGAAAACGCATAGGAAATATATTGCAGGGAAAATCGCTCCTTTTTTCCTGCCAAAAAGCAAAGAGTATGAAACTTCGATGCTGCATTCGTGGGTGCAGTATCAACTTCATTTACAATTAAAAGATGCCATCGATTATACCCATGATTTAGGGATTTCTGTGAAAGGAGATTTGCCGATTGGAATTTACCGGTATTCGGTAGAAGCCTGGGCAGAACCGGAATTGTTCGGTATGGATTTTCAGGCCGGAGCACCGCCGGATCAGTTCACAGATTTAGGTCAAAACTGGGAATTTCCAACTTATAACTGGGAAGCGATGAAAGAAGATGGTTACCGCTGGTGGAAAAACCGTTTCAAAGCTTTGGAGCAATATTTCGATGCGATGCGGATTGATCATATTCTTGGTTTTTTCAGAATATGGAGGATGCCGATGAGCGCAACACAGGGAATTCTGGGCTATTTTTATCCAGCCGTTCCGGTAAAAACTGAAGAGTTTTCAGCAAGAGCAATTTCTTTTAATGAAGACCGATATTGCAAGCCATTTATCAACGATCAGATTCTGTGGGATTATTTTGGGGAAGAGAGAGACGGAATCCGGAACCGCTTTATGAACAGTCATTTCGACGGGACGTATAGTTTCAAAGAAGAGTTTGATACGCAACGGAAATTAGCAGATTATTTTAAAACAAATCCGTTGGGTTCGTCAGAAGAACGTTTGATTTCGCTGGCCGCGAATGTTCTGTTCTTAAAAGAGCAATTAAGTGAAAACGAAGTGGTTTATCACCCAAGATTTAATATTGAAAAAACAGAATCTTATCAATATTTAAACGAAGCCGAAAAAAGGAAAATTTCTGATTTATACGTCGATTATTTCTTCAAAAGGCAGGATGGTTTGTGGTATGAAAAAGCGATGGAAAAACTTCCGGTGATTTTGAATGCGACAGACATGTTGATTTGCGGTGAGGATTTAGGCTTGGTTCCAGAGTCAGTTCCTGTGGTAATGGACCGTTTGGGAATTACCGCTCTGAAAGTACAGAGAATGCCGTCGGATAATATTCCGTGGTACAATCCGAAAAACGCCGATTATATGAATGTGGTCACGGCGAGTTCCCACGACAGTTCTACGCTGCGCCAGTGGTGGCACGAAGATCAGGATTTAACGCAGAAATATTTTCACGAACAACTTGGTCAGTATGGGACAGCGCCCTGGAATTTGGAACCTCAGTTGGCAGAGATGATTATGAAGCAGCATCTTTTTAATAATGCCATGTTAGCGATTTTTCCAATTCAGGAGTTTTTGGCAACGGAAAAAGAGTTGACGAATCCAAATATGGACGAGGAGAGAATTAATAATCCCGCAGTCTTCCCACATTACTGGAGATACAGAATGCATTTGAAGGTAGAGGAACTTTTGAATCACGATAATTTTAATCAAAAAATTGCAGGTTGGATTGCGGAGACGAATCGAATTTAA
- the rpsU gene encoding 30S ribosomal protein S21, with product MLIIPVKDGESIDRALKKYKRKFDKTGTIRALRSRQQFNKPSVVKRAANTKAAYKQRNLSIEEQA from the coding sequence ATGTTAATAATCCCAGTAAAAGATGGTGAATCCATCGACAGAGCTTTAAAAAAGTACAAAAGAAAGTTTGACAAAACAGGAACTATCAGAGCTCTTAGAAGTCGTCAACAATTCAATAAGCCTTCTGTTGTGAAGAGAGCAGCTAATACCAAAGCAGCTTACAAACAAAGAAACTTAAGCATCGAAGAACAAGCTTAA